A stretch of DNA from Spirochaetota bacterium:
TTCCAGAGGAAACGCATCAGAAAATCATTCGGTTTAACGAATACGCGCGGCAGCACATACCGGTCGCTCGTCGTCCGTCGTGCCCGCGCACCTTGTATCGCAACGCCGAAACGGTACATGCTTTTTACCTCGATATAGTCGCAGAGCTCCCGCGAATGATGGCCATAGGGATAACAGAACGCCATAACGGGACGCCCGGTGATCTTTTTTATGATCTCGTAGGAGCCGCGTATCTCCCGTGCGCGCTTTTTCGACGTGAGTGCGGTGCAGTCGGCATGCGTATGCGAGTGGCTGCCGAATTCCATGCCCGCTTCGGCGAGTTCGCGGATATCGTCCTTCGACATGAGCCGTTGTCTTCTGATCCCTTTCTTGGCCTTGTCCCAGATGTTCGTTTTCCCGAGCTTACCGGTGACGATGAACACAACGGCGCGGCAATCATGCCGTGTGAGGATGGGGAAGGCGGAGCGTTTGAAATTCTCGTAACCGTCATCGAAGGTGAATATCACCGGCCGCCGCGGGCGTTCCTGAATGCCCGAAAGTATGGCATCGAGGTCGGTGAACGTTATCGGCGTGAAGCCCAGACGCCGGAGCGCAATGAGCTGTGCCTCGAATGCGGCCGGGGTAATGGAGAGGTCGGATACGCGTGAGGAACTTATCTCGTGGTACATGATGATGGGGATATTGAAGTCGCGCGGTTTCGGCATATTGTCTAGTAATCGCGCAGGTGCCCGATGAGCGAAACGACACCGCGCAGCGCAATGCTCACGTCGGAGAACGATCGTATGGTGAGGAACGACCTGAGGAGATAGATCGGATGCGTCTGGATAGCCCAGAATTTCCGGCACCATGTCGTCGTGTCTATCTGCGTCTTTAACACATCGATGGACATATCGAATTTTTCGTAGTCCTTGGGTTTCACCAGGAGCCATTTGTTGCGTACCGCTTCGCGGTAGAGCGGCGTTCCCGGATACGGCACAACGATGGATGCCTGGAGCGAATCGCCGAAGCGCGTCTTGTAGGACATGAGCCGCTTCAATCGGTCATAGCTCGCCTTGACCTCATCATCCGTCTCCCACGGATAGCCGACCATGTTGGTGAGGAGCACGCGAAGCCCGTAGTCCTTCGCCTTGCGTATGCCGTTCTCGATCTCGG
This window harbors:
- a CDS encoding polysaccharide deacetylase family protein; the encoded protein is MPKPRDFNIPIIMYHEISSSRVSDLSITPAAFEAQLIALRRLGFTPITFTDLDAILSGIQERPRRPVIFTFDDGYENFKRSAFPILTRHDCRAVVFIVTGKLGKTNIWDKAKKGIRRQRLMSKDDIRELAEAGMEFGSHSHTHADCTALTSKKRAREIRGSYEIIKKITGRPVMAFCYPYGHHSRELCDYIEVKSMYRFGVAIQGARARRTTSDRYVLPRVFVKPNDFLMRFLWKVFKRVWWNVDFVKPFR